One window of Pieris rapae chromosome 14, ilPieRapa1.1, whole genome shotgun sequence genomic DNA carries:
- the LOC110998330 gene encoding phosphorylase b kinase gamma catalytic chain, skeletal muscle/heart isoform isoform X1 yields the protein MAKEEDDDNLPDKDAAKEFYAKYEPKEIIGRGISSTVRRCIEKETGHEFAAKIIDLSQESQDGVDTQTMRDATRQEINILRVVAGHPYIIELQDVFESETFIFLVFELCKNGELFDYLTSVVTLSEKKTRYIMRQVLEGVRYIHSKNIVHRDLKPENILLDDQLNVKITDFGFAKVLKNGEKLFELCGTPGYLAPETLKANMFEDAPGYGKEVDTWACGVIMFTLLVGCPPFWHRKQMVMLRNIMEGRYSFTSPEWLDISEDPKDLIRRFLVVEPGDRIDINDALEHQFFHTKLWDQDVTPLKKSFSTAGRRMSRIDQIAMAIKSSGFDARARLRLALVTVRAAVRLRRLPHTSARAIPLHEALADPYTLRMLRKVIDGCAFRVYGHWVKKGEGQNRAALFENTPKTELKSLYVSNLSR from the exons ATGGCCAAAGAAGAAGATGACGATAATTTACCAGATAAAGATGCGGCGAAAGAATTCTACGCTAAATATGAACCGAAGGAAATAATAGGACG AGGCATCAGCTCAACCGTGAGGAGATGCATAGAAAAAGAGACTGGCCATGAGTTTGCTGCTAAGATCATAGATCTCAGTCAAGAGTCCCAAGATGGTGTAGACACTCAAACAATGAGGGACGCCACTAGGCAAGAGATTAACATACTAAGGGTTGTTGCCGGACATCCTTATATTA TTGAACTGCAAGATGTATTTGAATcagaaacttttattttccttgTGTTTGAATTGTGCAAAAATGGTGAGCTGTTTGACTACCTAACTTCAGTGGTTACTCTGTCTGAGAAGAAAACAAGATATATAATGAG ACAAGTATTGGAGGGAGTGCGATACATTCACAGCAAGAACATCGTCCACCGTGACCTGAAGCCGGAGAACATTCTGCTGGACGACCAGCTCAACGTGAAGATAACCGATTTCGGGTTTGCAAAGGTCCTTAAGAATGGGGAAAAGCTGTTTG AGTTGTGCGGCACCCCGGGCTACCTGGCCCCGGAGACGCTGAAGGCGAACATGTTTGAGGACGCGCCGGGTTACGGCAAGGAAGTTGACAc ATGGGCGTGCGGCGTCATTATGTTCACATT GCTGGTGGGTTGTCCGCCGTTCTGGCACCGCAAGCAGATGGTCATGCTCCGAAACATCATGGAAGGCCGATACTCCTTCACCAGCCCCGAGTGGCTCGACATATCCG AGGACCCCAAGGATCTCATAAGGCGGTTTCTGGTGGTGGAGCCCGGAGACAGGATCGACATAAACGACGCGCTGGAGCATCAGTTCTTCCACACGAAG TTGTGGGACCAGGACGTCACGCCGCTGAAGAAGTCGTTCTCCACCGCCGGCAGGCGGATGTCGCGCATCGACCAGATCGCTATG GCGATAAAGTCGAGCGGGTTCGACGCCCGCGCGCGTCTCCGGCTAGCTTTGGTGACGGTCCGCGCCGCGGTGAGACTCCGGCGCCTGCCCCACACCTCCGCCAGAGCCATCCCGCTGCACGAGGCCCTCGCGGACCCCTACACGCTCAGGATGCTCCGCAAG GTGATAGACGGTTGTGCGTTCCGCGTGTACGGGCACTGGGTTAAAAAAGGCGAGGGCCAAAATCGAGCAGCGCTCTTCGAGAACACGCCCAAGACAGAATTAAAGAGCTTGTACGTAAGCAACCTCAGCCGATAG
- the LOC110998330 gene encoding phosphorylase b kinase gamma catalytic chain, liver/testis isoform isoform X2, giving the protein MAKEEDDDNLPDKDAAKEFYAKYEPKEIIGRGISSTVRRCIEKETGHEFAAKIIDLSQESQDGVDTQTMRDATRQEINILRVVAGHPYIIELQDVFESETFIFLVFELCKNGELFDYLTSVVTLSEKKTRYIMRQVLEGVRYIHSKNIVHRDLKPENILLDDQLNVKITDFGFAKVLKNGEKLFELCGTPGYLAPETLKANMFEDAPGYGKEVDTWACGVIMFTLLVGCPPFWHRKQMVMLRNIMEGRYSFTSPEWLDISEDPKDLIRRFLVVEPGDRIDINDALEHQFFHTKAIKSSGFDARARLRLALVTVRAAVRLRRLPHTSARAIPLHEALADPYTLRMLRKVIDGCAFRVYGHWVKKGEGQNRAALFENTPKTELKSLYVSNLSR; this is encoded by the exons ATGGCCAAAGAAGAAGATGACGATAATTTACCAGATAAAGATGCGGCGAAAGAATTCTACGCTAAATATGAACCGAAGGAAATAATAGGACG AGGCATCAGCTCAACCGTGAGGAGATGCATAGAAAAAGAGACTGGCCATGAGTTTGCTGCTAAGATCATAGATCTCAGTCAAGAGTCCCAAGATGGTGTAGACACTCAAACAATGAGGGACGCCACTAGGCAAGAGATTAACATACTAAGGGTTGTTGCCGGACATCCTTATATTA TTGAACTGCAAGATGTATTTGAATcagaaacttttattttccttgTGTTTGAATTGTGCAAAAATGGTGAGCTGTTTGACTACCTAACTTCAGTGGTTACTCTGTCTGAGAAGAAAACAAGATATATAATGAG ACAAGTATTGGAGGGAGTGCGATACATTCACAGCAAGAACATCGTCCACCGTGACCTGAAGCCGGAGAACATTCTGCTGGACGACCAGCTCAACGTGAAGATAACCGATTTCGGGTTTGCAAAGGTCCTTAAGAATGGGGAAAAGCTGTTTG AGTTGTGCGGCACCCCGGGCTACCTGGCCCCGGAGACGCTGAAGGCGAACATGTTTGAGGACGCGCCGGGTTACGGCAAGGAAGTTGACAc ATGGGCGTGCGGCGTCATTATGTTCACATT GCTGGTGGGTTGTCCGCCGTTCTGGCACCGCAAGCAGATGGTCATGCTCCGAAACATCATGGAAGGCCGATACTCCTTCACCAGCCCCGAGTGGCTCGACATATCCG AGGACCCCAAGGATCTCATAAGGCGGTTTCTGGTGGTGGAGCCCGGAGACAGGATCGACATAAACGACGCGCTGGAGCATCAGTTCTTCCACACGAAG GCGATAAAGTCGAGCGGGTTCGACGCCCGCGCGCGTCTCCGGCTAGCTTTGGTGACGGTCCGCGCCGCGGTGAGACTCCGGCGCCTGCCCCACACCTCCGCCAGAGCCATCCCGCTGCACGAGGCCCTCGCGGACCCCTACACGCTCAGGATGCTCCGCAAG GTGATAGACGGTTGTGCGTTCCGCGTGTACGGGCACTGGGTTAAAAAAGGCGAGGGCCAAAATCGAGCAGCGCTCTTCGAGAACACGCCCAAGACAGAATTAAAGAGCTTGTACGTAAGCAACCTCAGCCGATAG